One Gossypium hirsutum isolate 1008001.06 chromosome A11, Gossypium_hirsutum_v2.1, whole genome shotgun sequence genomic window carries:
- the LOC107887949 gene encoding uncharacterized protein isoform X2: protein MGTSVCFLNLSSCPRLRLSTFRILSSAEIGVSRRQVLEQVDRELSKGDERAALSLVKDLQGKPGGLRCFAAARQVPQRLYTLDELRLNGIETASLLSPVDSTLGSIERNLQLAAILGGVAAWNVFSFNPQQILFISLGFLFLWTLDLVSFNGGIGSLVLDTIGHTFSQKYHNRVIQHEAGHFLIAYLVGILPRGYTLTSLEALKKEGSLNIQAGTAFVDFEFLEEVNAGKVSATVCNLLKFSLFSSGVATEYLLFGYAEGGLADINKLDGLLKGLGFSQKKADSQVRWAVLNTILLLRRHEAARSKLAEAMSLGKTVGSCIDIIEDNVNNADI from the exons ATGGGCACTTCTGTTTGTTTTTTGAATTTGAGTTCGTGTCCAAGGCTTAGGTTGTCTACGTTCAGGATTTTAAGTTCAGCAGAAATTGGTGTGTCGAGAAGACAAGTCTTGGAACAAGTTGATAGGGAGCTGAGCAAGGGAGATGAGAGGGCTGCTCTCTCTCTTGTCAAGGACTTGCAAGGAAAGCCTGGTGGCCTTCGATGTTTTGCTGCTGCTCGTCAG GTTCCCCAAAGACTCTACACCTTGGACGAATTGAGATTGAATGGAATAGAAACTGCATCTCTTCTATCACCAGTTGATTCAACTCTGGGTTCAATAGAAAGGAACCTGCAACTTGCTGCTATCTTAGGAGGGGTTGCGGCTTGGAATGTTTTTAGTTTTAACCCACAGCAAATCCTGTTTATTTCTTTGGGATTCTTGTTTCTCTGGACACTAGACTTG GTTTCATTCAATGGAGGAATTGGCAGCTTGGTCCTTGACACAATTGGTCACACTTTCAGTCAAAAGTACCACAACCGGGTTATTCAA CATGAAGCTGGTCATTTCTTGATCGCATACCTGGTGGGCATCCTTCCTAGAGGATATACATTAACTAGTTTGGAAGCTTTAAAGAAAGAAGGATCACTCAATATTCAAGCAGGAACAGCCTTTGTCGATTTTGAGTTTCTCGAGGAA GTCAATGCAGGGAAAGTATCCGCTACGGTCTGTAATCTacttaaattttctttattttcct CAGGTGTGGCAACCGAATATCTGTTATTCGGGTACGCTGAGGGAGGCCTTGCTGATATAAACAAG TTGGATGGATTGCTCAAAGGCTTGGGATTCTCACAAAAGAAAGCAGATTCCCAAGTTAGGTGGGCTGTACTTAACACCATACTACTATTGCGTCGCCATGAAGCAGCTCGATCTAAACTTGCAGAGGCGATGTCCCTGGGAAAAACTGTGGGGTCTTGCATTGACATTATAGAGGATAATGTCAATAATGCTGACATATAG
- the LOC107887949 gene encoding uncharacterized protein isoform X1 has protein sequence MGTSVCFLNLSSCPRLRLSTFRILSSAEIGVSRRQVLEQVDRELSKGDERAALSLVKDLQGKPGGLRCFAAARQVPQRLYTLDELRLNGIETASLLSPVDSTLGSIERNLQLAAILGGVAAWNVFSFNPQQILFISLGFLFLWTLDLVSFNGGIGSLVLDTIGHTFSQKYHNRVIQHEAGHFLIAYLVGILPRGYTLTSLEALKKEGSLNIQAGTAFVDFEFLEEVNAGKVSATTLSRCGNRISVIRVR, from the exons ATGGGCACTTCTGTTTGTTTTTTGAATTTGAGTTCGTGTCCAAGGCTTAGGTTGTCTACGTTCAGGATTTTAAGTTCAGCAGAAATTGGTGTGTCGAGAAGACAAGTCTTGGAACAAGTTGATAGGGAGCTGAGCAAGGGAGATGAGAGGGCTGCTCTCTCTCTTGTCAAGGACTTGCAAGGAAAGCCTGGTGGCCTTCGATGTTTTGCTGCTGCTCGTCAG GTTCCCCAAAGACTCTACACCTTGGACGAATTGAGATTGAATGGAATAGAAACTGCATCTCTTCTATCACCAGTTGATTCAACTCTGGGTTCAATAGAAAGGAACCTGCAACTTGCTGCTATCTTAGGAGGGGTTGCGGCTTGGAATGTTTTTAGTTTTAACCCACAGCAAATCCTGTTTATTTCTTTGGGATTCTTGTTTCTCTGGACACTAGACTTG GTTTCATTCAATGGAGGAATTGGCAGCTTGGTCCTTGACACAATTGGTCACACTTTCAGTCAAAAGTACCACAACCGGGTTATTCAA CATGAAGCTGGTCATTTCTTGATCGCATACCTGGTGGGCATCCTTCCTAGAGGATATACATTAACTAGTTTGGAAGCTTTAAAGAAAGAAGGATCACTCAATATTCAAGCAGGAACAGCCTTTGTCGATTTTGAGTTTCTCGAGGAA GTCAATGCAGGGAAAGTATCCGCTACG ACACTGAGCAGGTGTGGCAACCGAATATCTGTTATTCGGGTACGCTGA
- the LOC107887973 gene encoding histone H2AX: MSSTGGSAKGGRGKPKSSKAVSRSHKAGLQFPVGRIARFLKAGKYAERVGAGAPVYLSAVLEYLAAEVLELAGNAARDNKRNRIVPRHIQLAVRNDEELSKLLGSVTIANGGVLPNIHQTLLPKKMGKGKADIGSASQEF, from the exons ATGAGTTCCACAGGAGGATCAGCGAAAGGAGGGAGAGGGAAGCCCAAGTCATCGAAGGCGGTGTCGAGGTCGCACAAGGCTGGGCTTCAGTTTCCCGTGGGGAGGATCGCCAGGTTCTTGAAAGCTGGCAAGTATGCCGAACGTGTCGGTGCTGGAGCTCCCGTCTACCTCTCTGCCGTGCTTGAGTACCTCGCTGCTGAG GTACTAGAACTTGCTGGAAACGCAGCGAGAGACAACAAGAGGAATCGAATAGTTCCAAGGCACATCCAGTTAGCAGTGAGGAATGATGAGGAGTTGAGCAAGCTTTTGGGTTCAGTTACTATTGCAAATGGAGGTGTTTTGCCTAACATTCATCAAACCCTTCTTCCCAAGAAAATGGGAAAGGGTAAGGCTGACATTGGCTCTGCTTCTCAGGAGTTTTAG